The genomic segment CCAATTTTACTTTCCAACAATTGATGTAAATGTAAAGCATGCAAGATGTAACGCCAAAATTTGTTTGCTCAGTCAAATCGATATCCATtactttgatttatttgttattagattaatttttatatagtgaTTGTTCATTTCAAAACTTCTACTCATATGAGTTTTCTTAAATATATGAGTAGAagtttgatatgttttttatatgagagatataaatatttgaataattctCATTGTGACATATAGTTTCGTTTTTAAACTAGTGATGTTATCGAATGTCAAAATGGATAACCCGATCCAAATCCATATCGGTTGAACATTTTGGTGCccatctatttattttattggttgCGAATCTTGAGATTTATATATCCAAACCCAAAATCATAAAACTCATTAGCTTAAtaagttatatacttatatgggttacctatatataaattaaataaaatattttcttttaaaaatgtaccatataattataaaaccaactaaaattttcatagtaataaattaaaataaaatacatgtgtattaaaatagaaaaagcaaCCTACAATCCTAAAACCAttataaaaagatgaaaaatctCTTAAATCTTCTTTATATGCATTTCTTTGActttgttttccattttattgTTTAGAAatgatgatttgaaaaaaaaaatattaacaacattataataaataacaataataactagcattaaaaaaatactaatatatagtaACAcataaaacagaagaaaatcCTAACATATATTTCAGATATCttacatatttgtaattttatactATCTATTGATTAATCTATGGATAAATCCTATTATCCTAGTGGGTTAACCTATTAAACCCACAAATCCAATGTGTTGTACTATCTCACCAAAACCCATTTAAAAACATAATCCAAACCCGGTAAAATCTAGGACAAATTGAGTATTTATTTACCCATTTTGACAATCCTGCAATACATTAGCTTGccattttttaatacaaaataattggTAAATGCTAATATTTCAACATATATGATCTTTCTCTTTGCCATGTACAATATATTAATCTGATTTTTAGATACTtagtatagaaaaaaatataaatatatatgatctttCTATTTGCCTTGtagatttcttttattttttgaaactggATAATTACaaactttaataaaatgtaCATCGGAAAACCAGAAAGTGACAATTGGAAAAACCAGCCGTCGTTTTCCGCTGGTATTGCGGAAATGTCCGATAAAAGGTTCGAAAACGACGTCGCTTTCTAGTTTCGAAAAAAAACCCCTTTTGTTCTCTTCTAACTTCTATACCACTCTGAGCTctgagaattaaaaaaaaaaatacacacattGCAATACGCTTCAAATTCACATTCGCTTTACGTCAccggagaaaaagaaaacagaaagaagtaCAAGGTCTTCGATGGCTTCCAATGGCGACGATGAGCAGATTAAGTTAGTGGAAGGTCCTGCTGGTTACGTGCTCGAAGATGTTCCTCACTTGAGCGATTACATTCACGATCTCCCCGTATTAGTACTTCCTTTCTCTATCTCGATACGATTCCActgatttttttgtctttcttttcaaATCGTCATCTTCCTGGATCGTTTGTGTATAGACTTACGAATTTGGTATCGTCGCCGATTTGGTCCGTGTATATAGCAAATGCaaaattgttgttgttctgtatAATTGGATTTGTATCCCTATTTTTTAGTAGTCTCCGGTTGATTCGGGTTATTGTAATTTGGGATTTAGATGAGATCCGGTTGCTATCATGGagaattacataaatatatatattatattattctcATAGTGCAATACAAATGTTAAATCAATGTCAACGTGGTTATGGATTGGTGCACATATGCCTACTCGTAGTTGAATATGTTTGACTAGATCTATTGATACACTATCTGTAGTGAAACCCTAAGGATACATCATTTATACTATATAGAATAATGGAACGACTGAATTAGAATTATGATATGTATAATTAGTCCATTTCAAATTcagttatatttttcatttctttgtaaATCACTTCTGCTTATGTCATTTTTATGTTCTTGGTGGTGTTACAGACGTATCCAAACCCGTTGCAATCGAATCCTGCTTATTCAGTAGTTAGGTGAGTTGAGCTGATTGTACTTGTGAacttgattgattgttagaGATGATGATGGTCAGTTAATTGGGTTCATcttctgtgattttttttcagGCAGTATTTTGTTGATGAGGATGATACAGTCCAGGAAAAGGTGAAAACTCACTGCTGCGTTCTTTTCTTACGTTTTGGCCTTTTGTTCTCTGCGTATGTGATATGTTAGCAGCATGTtgctaattttttcttttcgtgtCATTTATAGATTGTTGTTCACAAGGATTCTCCTAGAGGGACACACTTTAGACGTGCAGGACCTCGCCAAAAGGTATTTTCCCCTCGTCCATGAGTTTCCTGTGCTATGTAGCTTCCTCATCTTACGATGTAAAACCTGCTGATGTATGgttttaatattgtgtttagGTGTATTTCAAGTCAGCTGATGTGCGTGCATGTATTGTTACATGCGGTGGCCTATGCCCCGGGCTTAATACAGTAATCAGGGAGATCGTGTGTGGTCTTCATTTTATGTATGGTGTTACAGAAGTGATTGGTGTGGATGTGAGTTCAATTTCTGCTTTTTGACGGTATTTTCTGGAGATGATAATCTCATTGTGGCACAAACTTGTAGACCGAATACTTTGTTCTGTAACTGCTATTGCATAGTGTAATAGAGCTATGGCAGTTTTAATATACCTATGGAAACTATAACCTCTAGTAACTGGTGCAAATTAAAATGGAAAGCAAATTATAGTTTAGCTATTATTGGTTGAGTAGGATTTGTTTCAATACTGCAGTGCGGGTTTCGTGGGTTCTATTCCAAAAATACTGTTGCACTAACACCGAAGACAGTGAGTGACATCCACAAGCGCGGGGGAACCATACTAGGAACCTCCCGAGGGGGACATGATACATCGAAGATTGTCGACAACATACAAGATCGTGGAATAAATCAGGTATTCGAGAATAATTTAGTTTAGTTATTTCAGTTTTTTGTGTGCTATGGAGAGCAGTTCTACTAATAACAGTGAGTTGCTTTATTTGTGATATATAGGTTTACATTATTGGAGGTGATGGAACCCAAAAAGGAGCAAGTGCAATATATAAGGTTAGTGAAATGTTGTGTATTATTGTTGGATAGTACCTATGTAAATCATTTTATGAAGAGAACTGTCTAATTAAATTCCATGGAAGACATTCTACCCTCATTAAAATGAATGTTTGTCTGCTAGAAAGCATAAAGAGGCTTCCTAATAACTGGACTGGTAAAGCAGTGATGTTCGTGTACCTATTAACATCGAAATGACTTTTAAGTTGGGTGAAGCAGTTGTTTTTGACTGATTCTGCAGGAAATTAGGCGTCGTGGACTTAAAGTTGCAGTTGCAGGAATACCAAAAACCATTGATAACGACATTCCAGTAAGTCCAAGATTTTCATAATTGTAGTTTGCACTCTCAACCTTTAACCTCTTCTCCCGTTCTGGCTAGTTCGCAAGTAGCTTGATTTGATAGTATCTCTGATTCAGGTCATTGACAAATCCTTTGGATTTGATAGTGCGGTTGAGGAGGCTCAACGTGCTATTAATGCAGCGCATGTTGAAGCGACCAGTGTGGAAAATGGTATCGGACTTGTCAAGCTAATGGGTCGCTACAGTGGTAAGTTCACAGAAGATGTATACTAAAAGTAGACCACAAAAGTATCTTCTTTAATGATGTTTTTCCCAACTCTTTTATCTAATCTATGTCTTTCAGGGTTCATTGCAATGTATGCTACACTGGCTAGTCGAGATGTCGACTGCTGTCTGATTCCCGAGTCACCTTTTTATCTTGAAGGCAAAGGAGGGCTTTATGAGTTCATTGCAAAACGGCTCAGGGAAAATGGCCACATGGTTATAGTGGTTGCTGAAGGTGCAGGGCAGGATCTTGTTGCAGAGAGCGTTGAACAGCAAGATGCTTCAGGAAACAAGCTCCTTAAAGATGTAGGACTATGGATGAGTCTTAAAATCAAGGTATCTATATTGAAATTTCAGTCCCATATATTCATCTAGAAGACGCGAAAATTCTGTGggtttattattttccttttctgcCTTTTTGTAACAGGAGCACTTTGCGAAGCAGAGTGTGTTGGACATTACTCTCAAATACATTGGTACGTTTGCCTCTTCAAATTCAACTCAAGCTACTATATTAGTTCATGAAATATGAATAATGATTCAAACCATTTTTCAGATCCGACGTATATGATCCGAGCTATTCCAGCCAATGCTTCCGACAACGTCTACTCAACTCTCCTCGCCCAAAGCGCAGTCCATGGTGCAATGGCTGGCTATACCGGCTTTGTCTCTGGTCTTGTTAATGGAAGGCATACATACATTCCCTTTAACGTTAGTTTCTCTTTGCCTAAATATCTATCCATGTCATTAGATTATcaacttctcattttttttaatcctttattctcttcttttctctggGAAGCGAATAACGGAGAAGCAAAACAAAGTTGTGATTACAGACAGAATGTGGGCGCGGATGCTGTCATCGACGAACCAGCCCAGCTTCATGAACCCTCCTAAAGGAACCACCGTGGTGTCTGACTAATGTTTGGCGAAACTTCATTTCTTCATTTGTAATTTTGACCCCAGGGAGGTTGGATCATATAGGTAAGACGGTATCATTGTTCTCGtgaactttttttgttaaagatacAAAGTTGTTGTGAAGTTATGCtattgagaagagagaaaccGAGAGTTTATGTTTGTCGTTACTACCCTTTTCATAAAACTAGACCAACAactacattcttttttttttttgaacaacagaCCAACAACTACATTCATGCTTCACTTTTcctttctatataaaaaatcacAAGATGGAAAT from the Camelina sativa cultivar DH55 chromosome 12, Cs, whole genome shotgun sequence genome contains:
- the LOC104729982 gene encoding ATP-dependent 6-phosphofructokinase 6-like isoform X2; this translates as MASNGDDEQIKLVEGPAGYVLEDVPHLSDYIHDLPTYPNPLQSNPAYSVVRQYFVDEDDTVQEKIVVHKDSPRGTHFRRAGPRQKVYFKSADVRACIVTCGGLCPGLNTVIREIVCGLHFMYGVTEVIGVDCGFRGFYSKNTVALTPKTVSDIHKRGGTILGTSRGGHDTSKIVDNIQDRGINQVYIIGGDGTQKGASAIYKEIRRRGLKVAVAGIPKTIDNDIPVIDKSFGFDSAVEEAQRAINAAHVEATSVENGIGLVKLMGRYSGFIAMYATLASRDVDCCLIPESPFYLEGKGGLYEFIAKRLRENGHMVIVVAEGAGQDLVAESVEQQDASGNKLLKDVGLWMSLKIKEHFAKQSVLDITLKYIDPTYMIRAIPANASDNVYSTLLAQSAVHGAMAGYTGFVSGLVNGRHTYIPFNRITEKQNKVVITDRMWARMLSSTNQPSFMNPPKGTTVVSD
- the LOC104729982 gene encoding ATP-dependent 6-phosphofructokinase 6-like isoform X1, whose product is MASNGDDEQIKLVEGPAGYVLEDVPHLSDYIHDLPVLTYPNPLQSNPAYSVVRQYFVDEDDTVQEKIVVHKDSPRGTHFRRAGPRQKVYFKSADVRACIVTCGGLCPGLNTVIREIVCGLHFMYGVTEVIGVDCGFRGFYSKNTVALTPKTVSDIHKRGGTILGTSRGGHDTSKIVDNIQDRGINQVYIIGGDGTQKGASAIYKEIRRRGLKVAVAGIPKTIDNDIPVIDKSFGFDSAVEEAQRAINAAHVEATSVENGIGLVKLMGRYSGFIAMYATLASRDVDCCLIPESPFYLEGKGGLYEFIAKRLRENGHMVIVVAEGAGQDLVAESVEQQDASGNKLLKDVGLWMSLKIKEHFAKQSVLDITLKYIDPTYMIRAIPANASDNVYSTLLAQSAVHGAMAGYTGFVSGLVNGRHTYIPFNRITEKQNKVVITDRMWARMLSSTNQPSFMNPPKGTTVVSD